Proteins encoded in a region of the Burkholderia ubonensis subsp. mesacidophila genome:
- the metG gene encoding methionine--tRNA ligase, whose protein sequence is MSASDLTSVQAAPQGRRQILVTSALPYANGQIHIGHLVEYIQTDIWVRTLRMHGHEVYYIGADDTHGTPVMLRAEKEGLTPKQLIDRVWTEHKRDFDSFGVSFDNFYSTDSDENRVLSEQIYLALKENGLIAEREIEQAYDPVKEMFLPDRFIKGECPKCHAKDQYGDNCEVCGSTYLPTELLNPYSVVSGATPVRKTSKHYFFRLSDPRCEAFLRDWVSGLAQPEATNKMREWLGDAGEAKLADWDISRDAPYFGFEIPGAPGKYFYVWLDAPVGYYASFKNLCDQRGIDFDAWIRKGSTAEQYHFIGKDILYFHTLFWPAMLEFSGHRTPTNVFAHGFLTVDGAKMSKSRGTFITAQSYIDTGLNPEWLRYYFAAKLNATMEDLDLNLDDFQARVNSDLVGKYVNIASRAAGFLLKRFDGRVQDSAMNHPLVAKLRDAIPGIAAHYEAREYGRALRQTMELADEVNAYVDGAKPWELAKDPANAVALHETCSVSLEAFRLLSLALKPVMPHVAEAVEAFFGIAPLAWADAAKPLSSERPIKAYQHLMTRVDAKQIDALLAANRDSLQAGGGATADAAGSAKAAKAATADAKAAKASAKPAAAANGADADAPISIDDFAKIDLRIAKIVACQAVEGSDKLLQLTLDVGEEKTRNVFSGIKSAYEPEQLVGKLTVMVANLAPRKMKFGLSEGMVLAASATDEKAEPGLYILEPHSGAKPGMRVK, encoded by the coding sequence ATGTCCGCATCCGACCTCACTTCCGTGCAGGCCGCGCCGCAAGGCCGCCGCCAGATTCTCGTCACGTCCGCTCTGCCGTACGCCAACGGCCAGATCCACATCGGCCACCTGGTCGAGTACATCCAGACCGACATCTGGGTGCGGACGCTGCGAATGCACGGCCATGAGGTCTACTACATCGGCGCCGACGACACGCACGGCACGCCGGTCATGCTGCGCGCGGAGAAGGAAGGGCTGACGCCGAAGCAGCTGATCGACCGCGTCTGGACCGAGCACAAGCGCGATTTCGACAGCTTCGGCGTGTCGTTCGACAATTTCTACTCGACCGATTCGGACGAGAACCGCGTGCTGAGCGAGCAGATCTACCTCGCGCTGAAGGAAAACGGCCTGATCGCCGAGCGCGAGATCGAGCAGGCGTACGATCCCGTCAAGGAAATGTTCCTGCCGGACCGCTTCATCAAGGGCGAGTGCCCGAAGTGCCACGCGAAGGACCAGTACGGCGACAACTGCGAAGTGTGCGGCTCGACCTACCTGCCGACCGAGCTGCTGAACCCGTATTCGGTGGTGTCGGGCGCGACGCCGGTGCGCAAGACGTCGAAGCACTACTTCTTCCGCCTGTCCGATCCGCGCTGCGAAGCGTTCCTGCGTGACTGGGTGAGCGGCCTCGCGCAGCCGGAAGCGACCAACAAGATGCGCGAATGGCTCGGCGACGCCGGCGAAGCGAAGCTCGCCGACTGGGACATCTCGCGCGACGCGCCCTACTTCGGCTTCGAGATCCCGGGCGCGCCCGGCAAGTACTTCTACGTGTGGCTCGACGCGCCGGTCGGCTACTACGCGAGCTTCAAGAACCTGTGCGACCAACGCGGGATCGATTTCGACGCGTGGATCCGCAAGGGCTCGACCGCCGAGCAGTACCACTTCATCGGCAAGGACATCCTGTACTTCCACACGCTGTTCTGGCCCGCGATGCTCGAGTTCTCCGGCCACCGCACGCCGACCAACGTGTTCGCGCACGGCTTCCTGACGGTCGACGGCGCGAAGATGTCGAAGTCGCGCGGCACGTTCATCACCGCGCAAAGCTACATCGACACGGGCCTGAACCCCGAGTGGCTGCGCTACTACTTCGCCGCGAAGCTGAACGCGACGATGGAAGACCTCGACCTGAACCTCGACGACTTCCAGGCGCGCGTGAACAGCGACCTCGTCGGCAAATACGTGAACATCGCGAGCCGCGCCGCGGGCTTCCTGCTCAAGCGCTTCGACGGCCGCGTGCAGGACAGCGCGATGAACCACCCGCTCGTCGCGAAGCTGCGCGACGCGATTCCCGGCATCGCCGCACACTACGAGGCCCGCGAATACGGCCGCGCGCTGCGCCAGACGATGGAGCTCGCCGACGAGGTCAACGCGTACGTTGACGGCGCGAAGCCGTGGGAGCTCGCGAAGGACCCGGCGAACGCCGTCGCGCTGCACGAGACCTGCAGCGTCAGCCTCGAGGCGTTCCGCCTGCTGTCGCTCGCGCTGAAGCCGGTGATGCCGCACGTCGCGGAAGCGGTCGAGGCGTTCTTCGGCATCGCGCCGCTCGCGTGGGCCGACGCCGCGAAGCCGCTGTCGTCGGAACGGCCGATCAAGGCGTACCAGCACCTGATGACCCGCGTCGACGCGAAGCAGATCGATGCGCTGCTCGCCGCGAACCGCGATTCGCTGCAGGCCGGAGGCGGCGCAACGGCAGACGCGGCCGGCAGCGCGAAGGCTGCGAAAGCCGCGACGGCCGACGCGAAAGCCGCGAAGGCGAGTGCGAAGCCTGCCGCGGCGGCGAACGGCGCGGATGCCGACGCGCCCATCTCGATCGACGATTTCGCGAAGATCGACCTGCGCATCGCGAAGATCGTCGCGTGCCAGGCGGTCGAAGGCTCGGACAAGCTGCTGCAGCTGACGCTCGACGTCGGCGAGGAAAAGACCCGCAACGTGTTCTCCGGGATCAAGTCCGCGTACGAGCCGGAGCAGCTCGTCGGCAAGCTGACCGTGATGGTCGCGAACCTCGCGCCGCGCAAGATGAAGTTCGGCCTGTCCGAAGGGATGGTGCTCGCGGCGTCGGCGACCGACGAGAAGGCCGAGCCGGGCCTCTACATCCTCGAGCCGCACAGCGGCGCGAAACCGGGCATGCGCGTGAAGTAA
- a CDS encoding OmpA family protein gives MNMKIATRLSVFVLAGAVLAGCATSPQGTNTAVGTGAGAALGAGIGALAGGGKGAAIGAGVGALVGGVTGYNWQAIKNKLAPSAAQTGTQVTEQPDGSLKLNVPSSVTFATNQYAITPAFTPLLNDLATTLNQNPQVTASVVGYTDSTGSAGLNQTLSQNRAQSVVNALTQRGVAGGRLSAQGMGASNPIADNATEAGRAQNRRVEIYLRAAQQ, from the coding sequence ATGAACATGAAAATCGCGACCCGCTTGTCCGTCTTCGTATTGGCCGGTGCGGTTCTCGCCGGCTGCGCGACGTCGCCGCAAGGCACCAACACGGCCGTCGGCACGGGCGCGGGCGCCGCGCTGGGCGCCGGCATCGGCGCGCTGGCGGGCGGCGGCAAGGGCGCGGCGATCGGTGCAGGCGTCGGTGCACTGGTCGGCGGCGTGACGGGTTACAACTGGCAGGCGATCAAGAACAAGCTCGCGCCGTCGGCGGCCCAGACCGGCACGCAGGTGACCGAGCAGCCGGACGGCTCGCTGAAGCTGAACGTGCCGAGCTCGGTGACGTTCGCGACGAACCAGTACGCGATCACGCCGGCCTTCACGCCGCTGCTGAACGATCTCGCGACGACGCTGAACCAGAACCCGCAGGTCACCGCGTCGGTCGTCGGCTACACCGACAGCACCGGCTCGGCGGGGCTGAACCAGACGCTGTCGCAGAACCGCGCGCAGAGCGTCGTCAACGCGCTGACGCAGCGCGGCGTCGCCGGCGGCCGCCTGTCGGCGCAAGGCATGGGCGCGTCGAACCCGATCGCCGACAACGCGACCGAAGCCGGCCGCGCGCAGAACCGTCGCGTCGAAATCTACCTGCGCGCTGCGCAGCAGTAA
- a CDS encoding radical SAM protein, producing MSRAGSPLTIPLVPVADANGVAPLVVRSRAFGALAERFAWLALREPPADDRTRWHTHRLGKRAIRFAQPLTFTPYAAAQPCSARCRFCSETLVDETASGPMAASLRPGANYFDRLGRALRALRGVPLSYSLSGLENTDDPGWLLSLVATLGAAGDDGPDVGGSVLYTNGAGLVEHGDALLPALANFGLSWLEWSRHHDRDDVNQSIMRFRPGQPVMRDAAFETAFAAARERFPVKLVCIVQRGGVETPADVLRYLDRARALGASAVIFREFSTLPDTYRHNATRRYVDHARIAIDALLLACVADPAFASRCEPIALTGGYYFWNARWAHRDGFEVVFEASDYGAMREHELRDAVYKLVFHPNGNLCAGWQPTRDILWSDDDHRN from the coding sequence ATGAGCCGCGCCGGTTCCCCGCTGACGATCCCGCTCGTGCCGGTCGCCGACGCGAACGGCGTCGCGCCGCTCGTCGTGCGCAGCCGCGCGTTCGGCGCACTCGCCGAACGCTTCGCGTGGCTCGCGCTGCGCGAGCCGCCCGCCGACGACCGCACCCGCTGGCACACGCACCGGCTCGGGAAGCGCGCGATCCGCTTTGCACAGCCGCTGACGTTCACGCCCTACGCCGCCGCGCAGCCCTGCTCCGCGCGCTGCCGGTTCTGCTCGGAAACGCTCGTCGACGAGACCGCGTCCGGCCCGATGGCCGCGAGCCTGCGCCCCGGCGCGAACTATTTCGACAGGCTCGGCCGCGCGCTGCGGGCGCTGCGCGGCGTGCCGCTGTCGTATTCGCTGTCCGGGCTCGAGAACACCGACGATCCGGGCTGGCTGCTGTCGCTCGTCGCGACCCTCGGCGCGGCCGGCGACGACGGTCCCGACGTCGGCGGCAGCGTGCTGTACACGAACGGCGCGGGCCTCGTCGAGCACGGCGACGCGCTGCTGCCCGCGCTCGCGAACTTCGGGCTGTCGTGGCTCGAATGGTCGCGCCATCACGATCGCGACGACGTGAACCAGTCGATCATGCGCTTTCGCCCCGGCCAGCCCGTGATGCGCGACGCCGCGTTCGAGACGGCGTTCGCCGCCGCGCGCGAGCGCTTCCCGGTCAAGCTCGTCTGCATCGTGCAGCGCGGCGGCGTCGAAACGCCGGCCGACGTGCTCCGTTATCTGGACCGCGCACGCGCGCTCGGCGCGAGCGCCGTGATCTTCCGCGAATTCTCCACGCTGCCCGACACGTACCGGCACAACGCGACGCGACGCTACGTCGACCACGCGCGGATCGCGATCGACGCGCTGCTGCTCGCGTGCGTCGCCGACCCCGCGTTTGCCTCCCGGTGCGAGCCGATCGCGCTGACGGGCGGCTACTACTTCTGGAACGCGCGCTGGGCGCACCGCGACGGGTTCGAAGTCGTGTTCGAGGCATCCGACTACGGCGCGATGCGCGAGCACGAACTGCGCGACGCCGTGTACAAGCTCGTATTTCATCCGAACGGCAACCTGTGCGCGGGCTGGCAGCCGACGCGCGACATCCTGTGGAGCGACGATGACCACCGCAACTAG
- a CDS encoding TRM11 family SAM-dependent methyltransferase, with the protein MTTATSWLRLTEEAADTTLPADLRARDSFAARDCGWVEQMVPFIGSHATPGGWIVDPFCGFGTTLVAAAQCGAPALGVEIDPERAAFARERLARAGATASRHPVLAGDLSTAATQTAARDAGGPFTLCLTSVPYFGCDELPGKSADGQLYGVAHYAPFLERMRNVFAGVHALLEPGGWCIAMAQNLRLGGRFVPLAWDVARLLGERFVLHEERVLIYERAGGPAPHGDGATDRTHEYALVCRKAPLASDADAARALVAALTRDGFAFAVFGGFARRLAAEAGHADDDTDTPLNDVDLVVPPDDAGVSRLLQWLEADGFSLESWNARITPPVAAAALRYRHYFRARRVDARGRLVQVDVTVADTQEGFAACAAGANDR; encoded by the coding sequence ATGACCACCGCAACTAGCTGGCTGCGCCTGACCGAAGAAGCCGCCGACACCACCCTGCCCGCCGACCTGCGTGCGCGGGATTCATTCGCCGCACGCGATTGCGGCTGGGTCGAGCAGATGGTGCCGTTCATCGGCAGCCACGCGACGCCGGGCGGCTGGATCGTCGATCCATTTTGCGGCTTCGGCACGACGCTCGTCGCCGCCGCGCAATGCGGCGCACCGGCGCTCGGCGTCGAGATCGATCCGGAGCGTGCGGCGTTCGCGCGCGAACGGCTCGCGCGGGCGGGCGCCACGGCCAGCCGCCATCCGGTGCTCGCGGGCGACCTGTCGACCGCCGCGACGCAAACCGCCGCGCGCGACGCCGGCGGCCCGTTCACGCTGTGCCTGACGAGCGTGCCGTACTTCGGCTGCGACGAGCTGCCCGGCAAGTCGGCCGACGGGCAGCTGTACGGCGTCGCGCATTACGCGCCGTTTCTGGAACGGATGCGCAACGTGTTCGCGGGCGTGCACGCGCTGCTCGAACCGGGCGGCTGGTGCATCGCGATGGCGCAGAACCTGCGCCTCGGCGGCCGGTTCGTGCCGCTCGCGTGGGATGTCGCGCGGCTGCTCGGCGAACGCTTCGTGCTGCACGAGGAACGCGTGCTGATCTACGAACGCGCGGGCGGCCCCGCGCCGCACGGCGACGGCGCGACCGATCGCACGCACGAGTACGCGCTCGTGTGCCGCAAGGCGCCGCTTGCGAGCGATGCCGACGCCGCCCGTGCGCTCGTCGCCGCGCTGACGCGCGACGGCTTCGCGTTCGCGGTGTTCGGCGGCTTCGCGCGCCGGCTCGCGGCCGAAGCGGGCCATGCCGATGACGACACCGATACGCCGCTGAACGACGTCGACCTCGTGGTGCCGCCCGACGATGCGGGCGTGTCGCGGCTGCTGCAATGGCTGGAAGCCGACGGCTTCTCGCTGGAATCGTGGAATGCGCGGATCACGCCGCCGGTCGCGGCCGCCGCGCTGCGCTACCGTCACTACTTCCGCGCGCGGCGGGTCGATGCGCGCGGCCGGCTGGTGCAGGTCGACGTCACGGTCGCCGACACGCAGGAAGGATTCGCCGCGTGCGCGGCAGGAGCGAACGACCGCTGA
- a CDS encoding Hcp family type VI secretion system effector translates to MAQDIFLKLTGIEGESTDRSRSNEIEVLTWTWSVSQQSNMHMGSGGGAGKCTVDDLTFEHYIDRATPNLIQYCLTGKPIDSAVLVMRKAGGKPLEYLKITMEDVLVTGVKPVSNPNMRVPREEVRLSFSRVKQEYVIQNAQGGGAGTVAMGYDIKANKAI, encoded by the coding sequence GTGGCGCAGGATATTTTCTTGAAGCTCACGGGCATCGAGGGCGAATCGACCGATCGCAGTCGTTCGAATGAAATTGAGGTACTAACATGGACTTGGTCGGTAAGCCAGCAATCCAATATGCACATGGGAAGCGGTGGTGGCGCAGGCAAATGCACCGTTGACGATCTAACGTTCGAGCACTATATCGATCGCGCCACACCGAATCTGATTCAGTATTGCTTGACAGGCAAGCCTATCGACAGCGCTGTGCTGGTGATGCGTAAAGCTGGCGGCAAACCACTCGAATACCTGAAGATCACGATGGAGGACGTGCTCGTCACCGGAGTCAAGCCGGTTAGCAACCCCAACATGAGGGTCCCGCGCGAAGAAGTTCGATTGTCTTTCTCCCGTGTGAAACAAGAATATGTGATTCAGAACGCCCAGGGTGGTGGCGCCGGAACAGTGGCTATGGGTTACGACATTAAAGCAAACAAGGCCATCTAA
- a CDS encoding peptidoglycan recognition protein family protein: MLFISKQGHVDAERIQVKIFSEIERSPMIKVNGIVVHQTDSPTAESIFNSYRKKGANGAHFLIDKDGTIYQTASLLKRTNHVGKLKSRCIITHECPAAELKIASGMKHKYTKLSIHEHKKNWPNRYPSNNDSIGIEMVGAAHDKDIPGTNRKEKVYESVTEKQNSSLQWLIKELTKTLYISSHEIYRHPQLSYKTPTEAATAKW, from the coding sequence ATGCTGTTCATTTCAAAACAAGGTCATGTCGATGCGGAGCGCATCCAGGTCAAGATATTTTCAGAAATTGAACGAAGCCCAATGATCAAGGTTAACGGAATCGTCGTTCATCAAACAGACAGCCCAACAGCAGAAAGCATCTTCAACAGCTACAGAAAAAAAGGGGCCAATGGCGCGCACTTCCTAATCGACAAAGACGGAACAATCTATCAAACAGCTTCACTACTCAAAAGAACCAATCACGTTGGAAAACTCAAATCCCGCTGCATCATTACACACGAATGCCCCGCCGCAGAATTGAAGATAGCATCTGGAATGAAACACAAATATACAAAGCTATCAATTCACGAGCACAAAAAAAACTGGCCGAATCGATACCCATCGAACAACGACTCGATCGGCATTGAAATGGTTGGAGCGGCACACGACAAAGACATACCCGGCACCAACAGGAAGGAGAAAGTGTATGAAAGCGTCACAGAAAAGCAAAATTCATCCCTGCAATGGTTAATCAAAGAGTTAACTAAAACTCTTTACATTTCATCCCATGAAATTTATCGCCACCCTCAGCTATCCTACAAAACACCGACAGAAGCAGCCACCGCAAAATGGTAA
- the apbC gene encoding iron-sulfur cluster carrier protein ApbC codes for MSIDRALVDAALAVVVDPNTGRPYAASKGVRNVAIDGDVVSVDVVLGYPAKSQHDDVRARVSAALKAVPGVRDVRVAVSQDIVAHTVQRGVKLLPNVKNIVAVASGKGGVGKSTTAVNLALALAAEGASVGILDADIYGPSLPTMLGIHGQRPESPDNQSMNPLVGHGLQANSIGFLIEEDNPMVWRGPMATSALEQLLRQTNWRELDYLIVDMPPGTGDIQLTLAQRVPVTGAVIVTTPQDIALLDAKKGLKMFEKVGIPILGIVENMSIHVCSNCGHEEHIFGAGGAQRMSKEYGVNVLGSLPLDIAIRERADSGAPTVAADPDGTLAQRYCEIARGVALAIAERARDMTSKFPSIVVQNT; via the coding sequence ATGAGTATCGACCGGGCCCTCGTCGACGCCGCGCTCGCGGTTGTCGTTGATCCCAACACCGGCCGCCCGTATGCGGCCAGCAAAGGCGTGCGCAACGTCGCGATCGACGGCGACGTCGTGAGCGTCGACGTGGTGCTCGGCTATCCGGCGAAGAGCCAGCACGACGACGTGCGTGCGCGCGTGAGCGCCGCGCTCAAGGCCGTGCCGGGCGTGCGCGACGTGCGCGTCGCCGTCTCGCAGGACATCGTCGCGCATACCGTGCAGCGCGGCGTCAAACTATTGCCGAACGTGAAGAACATCGTCGCGGTCGCGTCCGGCAAGGGCGGCGTCGGCAAGAGCACGACGGCCGTCAACCTCGCGCTCGCGCTGGCGGCGGAAGGCGCGTCGGTCGGCATCCTCGACGCCGACATCTACGGCCCGTCGCTGCCGACGATGCTCGGCATCCACGGCCAGCGGCCCGAGTCGCCGGACAACCAGTCGATGAACCCGCTCGTCGGCCACGGGCTGCAGGCCAACTCGATCGGCTTCCTGATCGAGGAAGACAACCCGATGGTATGGCGCGGCCCGATGGCGACGTCGGCGCTGGAACAGCTGCTGCGCCAGACCAACTGGCGCGAGCTCGACTACCTGATCGTCGACATGCCGCCGGGCACCGGCGACATCCAGCTGACGCTCGCGCAGCGCGTGCCGGTGACGGGCGCGGTGATCGTCACGACCCCGCAGGACATCGCACTGCTCGACGCGAAGAAGGGCCTGAAGATGTTCGAGAAGGTCGGCATCCCGATCCTCGGCATCGTCGAGAACATGAGCATCCACGTCTGCTCGAACTGCGGCCACGAGGAGCACATCTTCGGCGCGGGCGGCGCGCAGCGGATGTCGAAGGAATACGGCGTGAACGTGCTCGGCAGCCTGCCGCTCGACATCGCGATCCGCGAGCGGGCCGACAGCGGCGCGCCGACGGTCGCGGCCGATCCGGACGGCACGCTCGCGCAGCGCTATTGCGAAATTGCGCGCGGCGTCGCGCTCGCCATTGCCGAGCGCGCGCGCGACATGACGTCGAAGTTTCCGAGCATCGTTGTTCAAAATACGTAA